The following are encoded in a window of Pedosphaera parvula Ellin514 genomic DNA:
- a CDS encoding DNA cytosine methyltransferase, with product MSKRRRRQPNLTVVDLFAGCGGLSYGLMKAGWKGVIAIEKDPMAFATLKHNLVDMEEHFAWPKWLPTTSHDIKKVIRKYPSELKKLAGKITLVAGGPPCQGFSVNGKRQEKDQRNRLVKSYVAFVKIVKPKLLLFENVRGFTMEFAKNGSGEIYSDKVCKLLRKLGYDVFADVIDFAGYGVPQRRRRYILVGTLKGSAKAFFKLIKKQKVGFLKRKGLPTRCTVSQAIRDLQKCNGLIKSPDSKSFLAGTYSTPQSRYQRFLREGVISEVPDSHRFAKHEKSTVRRFRDILRRAPKAKQISEELKAKYKLKKRSITPLCANSVSPTLTSLPDDYIHYSEPRILTVREYARLQSFPDRFEFKGKYTTGGKLRRLEVPRYTQIGNAIPPLFAEQAGLALRKLL from the coding sequence GTGAGTAAACGGCGCAGACGTCAACCGAATCTAACTGTAGTTGATCTTTTTGCAGGCTGCGGAGGACTTTCGTACGGATTAATGAAAGCAGGGTGGAAAGGTGTAATTGCCATCGAAAAGGATCCGATGGCATTTGCTACACTTAAACATAATCTCGTTGATATGGAGGAGCACTTTGCATGGCCAAAGTGGCTACCCACCACTTCGCATGATATAAAAAAGGTCATAAGGAAGTATCCTTCCGAGCTGAAGAAGCTTGCAGGAAAAATTACCCTCGTGGCAGGCGGACCACCGTGTCAGGGATTTTCCGTTAATGGTAAACGTCAGGAAAAGGACCAGCGCAACAGGTTGGTGAAATCATATGTTGCTTTCGTAAAAATTGTGAAGCCTAAGCTGCTTCTCTTCGAAAATGTGAGGGGCTTTACAATGGAATTTGCGAAAAATGGTTCAGGGGAGATTTACTCGGATAAGGTTTGTAAGCTCCTTCGAAAGCTCGGATACGATGTATTTGCAGACGTGATTGACTTTGCAGGATATGGGGTTCCTCAACGTCGACGGAGATACATTCTTGTCGGAACACTAAAAGGATCTGCTAAAGCCTTCTTTAAGCTTATAAAGAAGCAGAAGGTTGGTTTTTTGAAACGGAAGGGGCTACCTACAAGGTGCACGGTTTCACAGGCAATTCGTGATCTACAGAAGTGTAATGGGCTGATTAAGTCTCCTGATTCCAAGAGCTTTTTAGCTGGTACATATTCAACTCCTCAAAGTCGCTATCAGCGATTCTTGCGTGAAGGCGTGATTTCTGAGGTGCCCGACAGTCATCGCTTTGCTAAACATGAGAAATCCACAGTTAGGCGTTTCCGAGATATTCTTAGGCGTGCGCCGAAAGCTAAGCAAATTTCGGAAGAGTTAAAAGCTAAGTACAAATTAAAGAAAAGATCAATAACACCCCTCTGTGCAAACAGCGTGAGTCCTACTCTTACGAGTTTGCCAGATGACTACATTCATTATAGTGAGCCGCGCATACTGACTGTAAGAGAATATGCGCGATTGCAGTCTTTTCCAGACCGTTTTGAATTCAAAGGAAAATACACCACCGGAGGTAAACTTAGGCGACTAGAGGTTCCTCGTTATACTCAAATTGGAAATGCAATTCCACCGCTTTTTGCCGAGCAGGCAGGTTTAGCTTTACGGAAGCTTTTATAA
- a CDS encoding helix-turn-helix domain-containing protein — protein sequence MDEAGWSIDDESMPSHDPVLKAFGDAVRTKRVSKKLTQEKLAERATLDPTYVSGIERGLRNPGIKNVARIAKALGISISELCKGVDA from the coding sequence ATGGACGAAGCTGGTTGGTCCATAGACGATGAGTCAATGCCATCGCATGATCCTGTTCTCAAGGCATTTGGGGACGCAGTTCGTACAAAAAGGGTTAGCAAAAAATTGACTCAAGAGAAGCTCGCAGAACGGGCTACTCTTGATCCGACGTATGTTAGTGGAATTGAAAGGGGCCTGCGTAATCCTGGTATCAAAAATGTTGCTCGCATTGCAAAAGCATTAGGAATCTCCATTTCCGAGCTTTGTAAGGGGGTGGATGCGTGA